The following proteins are co-located in the Rhea pennata isolate bPtePen1 chromosome 2, bPtePen1.pri, whole genome shotgun sequence genome:
- the C2H9orf152 gene encoding uncharacterized protein C9orf152 homolog isoform X1 has product MKEMTCFCMTLSSLWEQMVKAYKYMTLIFSVTHTSEQQASDPDEQPTKMDVSLLEERYDYIKQKQKLQSHIIVFKTGENESALSESMVSAVLINKNVRKSKSFTECVPVRKVRLELTSDGNLQDSSLWRTHLGIHRLAQASRREVSWDLSQCKNGPGSFDNHRLIPKENGTLQHTDLETVSEQPTLNQLGSSSTLNGFSKENSSNISGICQKSPCESAIWTHQHTSSTKCMPACNKLSFYPFPQKKTPRISEAARRLGLYVSQ; this is encoded by the exons ATGAAGGAAATGACTTGCTTTTGCATGACTTTGTCTTCCCTGTGGGAACAGATGGTGAAGGCTTACAAATACATGactcttattttttcagtgactCATACCTCAGAGCAACAGGCTTCAGATCCTGACGAGCAGCCAACCAAGATGGATGTAAGCTTACTTGAGGAGCGGTATGACtatataaaacagaagcaaaagctgCAATCACACATTATTGTATTCAAAACAG GTGAAAATGAATCTGCTCTCTCAGAATCAATGGTCAGTGCTGTTTtaatcaataaaaatgttaggAAATCAAAATCATTTACAGAGTGTGTTCCTGTCAGAAAGGTCAGACTGGAGTTGACCAGCGATGGCAACCTACAAGACAGCTCTCTATGGCGTACCCATCTGGGTATCCATCGCCTGGCACAAGCCTCTCGCCGAGAAGTATCCTGGGATCTTTCCCAATGCAAGAATGGACCAGGTAGTTTTGACAATCATAGACtaattccaaaggaaaatgGCACACTGCAACACACGGATTTAGAAACAGTGAGTGAACAACCCACCCTCAATCAACTGGGAAGTTCAAGCACATTGAACGGTTTCAGCAAAGAGAACAGCAGCAACATTTCAGGCATCTGCCAGAAGTCTCCTTGCGAATCAGCTATTTGGACACATCAACATACTTCTTCCACAAAATGTATGCCAGCCTGCAACAAACTAAGCTTTTACCCtttccctcagaaaaaaacacccagAATTTCTGAAGCTGCAAGAAGGCTTGGATTATATGtctcacaatga
- the C2H9orf152 gene encoding uncharacterized protein C9orf152 homolog isoform X2 has translation MDVSLLEERYDYIKQKQKLQSHIIVFKTGENESALSESMVRLELTSDGNLQDSSLWRTHLGIHRLAQASRREVSWDLSQCKNGPGSFDNHRLIPKENGTLQHTDLETVSEQPTLNQLGSSSTLNGFSKENSSNISGICQKSPCESAIWTHQHTSSTKCMPACNKLSFYPFPQKKTPRISEAARRLGLYVSQ, from the exons ATGGATGTAAGCTTACTTGAGGAGCGGTATGACtatataaaacagaagcaaaagctgCAATCACACATTATTGTATTCAAAACAG GTGAAAATGAATCTGCTCTCTCAGAATCAATG GTCAGACTGGAGTTGACCAGCGATGGCAACCTACAAGACAGCTCTCTATGGCGTACCCATCTGGGTATCCATCGCCTGGCACAAGCCTCTCGCCGAGAAGTATCCTGGGATCTTTCCCAATGCAAGAATGGACCAGGTAGTTTTGACAATCATAGACtaattccaaaggaaaatgGCACACTGCAACACACGGATTTAGAAACAGTGAGTGAACAACCCACCCTCAATCAACTGGGAAGTTCAAGCACATTGAACGGTTTCAGCAAAGAGAACAGCAGCAACATTTCAGGCATCTGCCAGAAGTCTCCTTGCGAATCAGCTATTTGGACACATCAACATACTTCTTCCACAAAATGTATGCCAGCCTGCAACAAACTAAGCTTTTACCCtttccctcagaaaaaaacacccagAATTTCTGAAGCTGCAAGAAGGCTTGGATTATATGtctcacaatga